A genomic segment from Peribacillus sp. ACCC06369 encodes:
- the tsaB gene encoding tRNA (adenosine(37)-N6)-threonylcarbamoyltransferase complex dimerization subunit type 1 TsaB, with translation MKVLAIDTSNFTLGIALVNGSQVIGEYTTNLKKNHSVRVMPAIETLLSDCDTNPKELTKIVVAQGPGSYTGVRIGVTIAKTLAWTLQIPLSGVSSLEVLAANGRYFNGLISPLFDARRGQIYTGLYEMENDLLKTVMEDCNILSSEWAIRLKELNRPVLFVGQDVDIHRDAITDALGNLAVFAPVQSFNSRPSELAFIGLEKDEVDVHQFVPNYIRMAEAEAKWLEQQGK, from the coding sequence ATGAAGGTTTTAGCTATAGATACATCGAATTTTACATTAGGGATTGCACTGGTAAACGGGAGTCAAGTAATTGGTGAGTATACGACGAACCTAAAGAAAAATCATTCGGTTCGGGTAATGCCAGCAATTGAAACGCTGCTAAGTGATTGTGATACTAATCCTAAGGAATTGACTAAGATAGTGGTCGCTCAAGGTCCAGGCTCCTATACAGGTGTCAGGATTGGTGTGACGATTGCGAAAACCTTGGCATGGACGCTTCAGATTCCGTTATCAGGTGTATCCAGTTTGGAAGTATTAGCAGCCAATGGACGTTATTTTAACGGGTTGATATCTCCCTTGTTCGATGCAAGAAGAGGGCAGATTTATACTGGATTATATGAAATGGAAAACGATTTGTTAAAAACAGTCATGGAAGATTGTAATATTCTATCCTCTGAGTGGGCGATTCGATTGAAGGAATTAAATCGTCCCGTTTTATTTGTTGGTCAAGATGTGGATATCCATCGGGATGCTATTACGGATGCATTGGGCAATTTAGCAGTATTTGCTCCGGTACAGTCCTTTAACTCAAGACCAAGCGAACTTGCTTTCATTGGTCTTGAGAAGGACGAAGTGGATGTTCACCAGTTTGTACCGAATTATATTCGCATGGCTGAAGCAGAAGCTAAGTGGCTTGAACAGCAGGGGAAATAA
- the rimI gene encoding ribosomal protein S18-alanine N-acetyltransferase, which translates to MSKTLTFRKMKTEDIDQVLNVEKQSFTLPWSREAFFNELNHNQYAVYMVIEDEGKIAGYCGAWIVIDESHITNIAILPEYRGQKLGEALLRKMIEISIAMGVVRMTLEVRVSNAVAISLYEKLGFQMGGIRKNYYTDNQEDAYVMWVNFS; encoded by the coding sequence ATGAGTAAAACATTGACGTTCCGAAAGATGAAAACGGAAGATATCGACCAAGTGCTTAACGTGGAAAAGCAGTCCTTTACATTGCCTTGGAGCCGGGAAGCCTTTTTTAATGAATTGAATCATAATCAATATGCTGTGTACATGGTGATAGAGGATGAGGGGAAAATTGCCGGTTATTGCGGTGCGTGGATCGTCATTGATGAATCGCACATTACCAATATTGCTATTTTACCTGAATACCGAGGGCAAAAGCTTGGAGAAGCCTTGCTCAGGAAGATGATTGAAATCTCCATTGCGATGGGTGTGGTGAGGATGACGCTTGAGGTCCGTGTCAGTAATGCAGTCGCCATTTCACTTTACGAAAAACTAGGTTTCCAAATGGGTGGAATCCGGAAAAATTATTATACAGATAATCAAGAAGATGCTTATGTTATGTGGGTGAATTTTTCATGA
- the tsaD gene encoding tRNA (adenosine(37)-N6)-threonylcarbamoyltransferase complex transferase subunit TsaD produces MKTDQLILGIETSCDETAAAVIKNGTEILSNVVASQIESHKRFGGVVPEIASRHHVEQITIVLEEALLQAGVTYEDLDAIAVTEGPGLVGALLIGVNAAKAVAFAHGIPIVGTHHIAGHIYANRLIQEIQYPALSLVVSGGHTELVLLEEPGSFKVIGETRDDAAGEAYDKVARTLGLPYPGGPHIDRLAQEGSPTLKLPRAWLDGSYDFSFSGLKSAVINTLHNAEQRGEEIEPKDLAASFQASVIEVLVMKAVKAAKEYNVKQVLLAGGVAANKGLREALTEAFKDLPMDISIPPLYLCTDNAAMIGAAGSVMFEKGKRSGLDLNGNPGLDIEVF; encoded by the coding sequence ATGAAAACAGATCAACTTATATTAGGAATTGAAACCAGCTGCGACGAAACTGCGGCAGCTGTCATAAAAAATGGAACAGAAATACTGAGCAATGTCGTGGCTTCACAAATAGAAAGCCATAAACGTTTTGGCGGTGTCGTCCCCGAAATAGCTTCCCGTCACCATGTAGAGCAAATTACGATTGTTCTTGAAGAGGCACTGCTCCAGGCAGGTGTGACATATGAAGATTTGGATGCCATTGCCGTTACAGAAGGCCCCGGACTTGTAGGGGCACTATTAATAGGCGTGAATGCAGCTAAGGCTGTAGCTTTCGCACATGGAATCCCGATTGTTGGTACGCATCATATTGCAGGCCATATCTATGCAAATAGACTTATTCAGGAAATCCAATATCCTGCCCTTTCTTTAGTCGTTTCGGGAGGTCATACGGAATTGGTGCTTTTAGAAGAACCGGGTTCTTTCAAGGTGATAGGGGAGACGCGGGATGATGCAGCAGGAGAGGCGTATGATAAAGTGGCTCGAACTTTGGGGCTCCCTTATCCTGGTGGACCGCATATAGATAGGCTTGCGCAAGAAGGCTCACCAACTTTGAAACTGCCCCGGGCATGGTTGGATGGCAGCTATGACTTTTCTTTCAGCGGGTTGAAATCAGCAGTAATCAACACTTTGCATAATGCAGAACAGCGCGGGGAAGAAATTGAACCTAAAGATTTAGCGGCAAGTTTCCAAGCAAGCGTGATAGAAGTGCTTGTTATGAAAGCTGTAAAGGCTGCAAAGGAATATAATGTGAAGCAGGTACTGCTTGCTGGAGGAGTTGCGGCAAATAAAGGCCTGAGGGAAGCGTTAACGGAAGCTTTTAAGGATTTACCTATGGATATATCGATTCCGCCCCTCTACCTTTGTACGGACAATGCGGCCATGATCGGTGCTGCTGGCAGTGTCATGTTTGAAAAAGGAAAGCGCTCTGGATTGGATTTGAACGGAAATCCTGGATTGGATATAGAAGTATTTTGA